The Aequorivita sublithincola DSM 14238 genome window below encodes:
- the ybeY gene encoding rRNA maturation RNase YbeY, which yields MIDFNFETDFELINLSELQKWIAEIIISEGCELGDILYVFCDDEFLHKLNVEFLNHDTLTDILSFDSRVGKQINGEIYISVERVADNAKDFKTDFEDELHRVMIHGILHFCGFKDKGTDDEILMRKKEDEALQKLPVL from the coding sequence ATGATTGATTTTAATTTTGAAACAGATTTTGAATTAATTAATTTATCGGAACTTCAAAAATGGATTGCTGAAATCATTATATCTGAAGGATGTGAATTAGGCGATATTTTATATGTGTTCTGCGATGATGAATTTCTACATAAATTGAATGTTGAGTTTTTGAATCACGATACTTTGACCGATATTTTAAGTTTTGATTCTCGGGTTGGAAAACAAATTAACGGTGAAATTTATATTTCAGTAGAGCGTGTTGCAGATAATGCGAAGGACTTCAAAACCGATTTTGAAGATGAACTTCATCGTGTTATGATTCACGGAATTCTTCACTTCTGTGGTTTTAAAGATAAGGGTACCGATGATGAAATCCTTATGCGGAAAAAGGAAGACGAAGCACTTCAAAAGCTCCCGGTTTTGTAA
- a CDS encoding cell envelope integrity protein TolA produces the protein MRFLPEFILSGAEKQEFMSTFNIIQQKLEEFIKKYYTNELIKGTILFFAIGLLYLLITLLVEYYLWLNPLGRRILFWAFVIVEIGLFIRFIAFPLAKLFKLQHGIDYEEASKIIGNHFPQVSDKLLNVIQLNQNQRESELLAASIDQKAAELEPVPFKSAVNFKKNAKYLKYAAIPILVFILFSALGGMDVFSSSYKRVVHYDTAFEPPAPFSFIVMNEDLNAVENKPFNLKIRTEGTAIPENASINYNGETYYLQQTAPGLFEYTFQQPLESIDFSLKANKVTSREYKLDVVKTPSLINFEMVLDYPNYTGKTDETLKSSGNATIPEGTRVRWNVLTKNTNAVALKTLDTTFTFSSKGENFNFEKGIYNKLDYAITTSNEKLKDYENLAFTLNVVKDQFPEIEVQTKQDSTNSQRILFLGQISDDYGLTKLRLVYFPEGEEKLAKTEALPLNKTNFDQFTYNFPGNLTLNEGVSYEYYFEVFDNDTIHNFKSSKSGIYSFRKLTKNELEDEQLQNQKDAIKGLDKSLEELKDRKQTLKELTRTQKEKNELNYNDKKKLDNFIQRQQKQEEMMKNFSKEMKEELENFQPENQEIDPFKEELEKRLEENEQRVKENEKLLDELEKLQDKIQKEELTDKLEKLSKQNKNQEKNLEQLVELTKRYYVEKKAEKLAEEIYKLGEEQEQLADKPKEENTKEAQEELNEKFEEHKKQMEELQKENEALKKPMDIPQDRPAEKQIDQEQEKATDKLKEQKPAEAGKSQKKAGEKMKEMGEQMKMQMQSGQMESIDEDVKMLRQIVDNLVVFSFQQEDLMEVFKKIEYGNPIFGKKLNIQNDLKINFEHIDDSIFALSLRQPLMGSKINTSLTEIQYNIDKSLDRLAQNETRQGIGNQQYTVTGANDLAVLLSDILSNMQMQMAMGTGSGSGKGMPSPGSGDGHGFQLPDIIKKQEGLSEKMEEGMKKGKKGKKGEGEGKGVGKGEGEGEGDGKGDGKGEGDGQGKDGQKGNKEGGENEGKSESEQMNGEIFEIYKQQQELRNQLQDRLSKEGLNGNGGNLLKKMEGIEQQLLDKGFNQNTLQQMLNLKYELLKLDKADLEQGQETRRESQTNKRQFQNNTQLSPEDIKKYFNTTEILNREALPLRQDYKNKVQEYFKESND, from the coding sequence GTGAGATTCCTGCCTGAGTTTATTTTGAGCGGAGCCGAAAAGCAGGAATTTATGAGCACTTTCAACATCATCCAGCAAAAACTGGAAGAATTTATTAAGAAGTACTACACCAATGAACTTATAAAAGGAACCATCCTTTTCTTCGCCATTGGGCTTCTTTATTTATTGATAACGCTGCTCGTTGAGTATTATCTTTGGTTAAACCCCTTGGGAAGACGGATACTCTTTTGGGCATTTGTAATTGTTGAAATTGGCTTGTTTATTCGGTTCATCGCTTTTCCGCTTGCGAAACTCTTCAAACTTCAGCACGGAATAGATTATGAAGAAGCTTCAAAAATAATAGGAAACCACTTTCCGCAGGTGAGTGATAAATTGTTGAATGTAATTCAGCTAAACCAAAATCAAAGGGAAAGTGAATTGCTTGCCGCGAGTATTGATCAAAAAGCCGCGGAACTGGAACCGGTTCCCTTCAAAAGTGCTGTAAACTTTAAAAAGAACGCTAAATATTTGAAATATGCGGCCATTCCAATACTTGTATTTATACTCTTTAGCGCTTTGGGCGGAATGGATGTTTTTTCCAGTAGCTACAAACGAGTTGTGCATTACGACACTGCTTTTGAACCGCCTGCACCGTTTTCTTTTATCGTTATGAACGAGGATTTGAATGCGGTTGAGAATAAGCCGTTCAACCTAAAAATTAGAACTGAAGGAACTGCAATCCCCGAAAACGCCAGTATCAATTATAATGGCGAAACCTACTATTTGCAACAGACCGCTCCCGGTTTATTTGAATATACGTTTCAGCAACCTTTGGAATCTATTGATTTTAGCTTAAAGGCGAATAAAGTTACTTCCCGTGAATATAAGTTGGATGTTGTAAAGACGCCGTCATTAATTAATTTTGAAATGGTTTTGGATTATCCTAACTACACAGGAAAAACCGATGAAACCTTGAAAAGTTCTGGAAACGCAACTATTCCCGAAGGAACCCGCGTTAGATGGAACGTTTTAACAAAAAACACTAATGCTGTTGCTTTAAAAACCTTGGACACTACTTTTACGTTTTCTTCCAAAGGAGAAAATTTTAATTTTGAAAAAGGAATTTATAACAAGTTGGATTACGCAATAACTACTTCCAATGAAAAACTGAAGGATTACGAAAACCTTGCGTTTACATTGAATGTGGTGAAGGATCAATTTCCCGAAATTGAGGTACAAACCAAACAAGATAGCACAAACAGTCAACGAATCTTATTTTTAGGCCAGATTTCAGACGATTATGGACTTACGAAACTAAGATTGGTCTATTTTCCCGAAGGAGAAGAAAAGTTGGCTAAAACGGAAGCTCTGCCTTTAAACAAAACCAACTTTGATCAATTCACTTATAATTTTCCTGGAAATCTTACTTTAAACGAAGGTGTTTCTTATGAATACTATTTTGAAGTTTTTGATAATGACACTATTCATAATTTTAAATCTTCGAAATCCGGAATTTATTCTTTCAGAAAACTTACAAAGAATGAATTGGAAGATGAACAACTTCAAAATCAAAAAGATGCGATTAAAGGTCTTGATAAATCACTAGAGGAATTAAAGGACAGAAAGCAAACGTTGAAAGAACTTACTCGAACCCAAAAAGAGAAAAACGAGCTTAATTATAACGACAAGAAGAAATTAGACAACTTCATACAGCGCCAGCAAAAGCAGGAGGAAATGATGAAGAATTTTTCAAAGGAAATGAAAGAGGAACTTGAAAATTTCCAACCTGAAAATCAAGAGATAGATCCTTTTAAAGAAGAACTCGAAAAACGTTTAGAGGAAAATGAACAACGCGTAAAAGAGAATGAAAAGCTGCTTGACGAACTTGAAAAACTTCAAGATAAAATTCAAAAAGAGGAGTTAACAGATAAGTTAGAAAAGCTATCAAAACAAAACAAGAACCAAGAGAAGAACTTGGAACAGTTGGTTGAATTGACTAAAAGATATTACGTAGAAAAGAAGGCTGAAAAACTCGCTGAGGAAATTTATAAATTGGGAGAAGAGCAAGAACAATTGGCAGATAAACCTAAAGAGGAAAATACTAAGGAAGCCCAAGAAGAACTCAATGAGAAATTTGAAGAGCATAAAAAGCAAATGGAAGAACTCCAAAAGGAAAACGAGGCTCTAAAAAAACCAATGGATATTCCTCAAGACAGACCAGCGGAAAAACAGATTGACCAAGAACAAGAAAAGGCGACAGATAAACTGAAAGAGCAAAAACCAGCTGAGGCTGGAAAGAGTCAAAAGAAGGCTGGCGAAAAGATGAAAGAAATGGGCGAGCAAATGAAAATGCAGATGCAATCCGGGCAGATGGAATCCATAGATGAAGATGTGAAAATGTTAAGACAGATTGTAGATAATCTAGTTGTTTTTTCTTTTCAACAAGAGGATTTAATGGAGGTTTTCAAGAAAATAGAATACGGCAATCCTATTTTTGGTAAGAAATTGAATATTCAAAATGACTTAAAAATTAATTTTGAACATATTGACGATAGTATTTTTGCGCTCTCACTTCGTCAACCTTTAATGGGTTCAAAAATAAATACGTCACTAACTGAAATTCAATATAATATAGACAAATCTCTAGATCGTCTAGCACAGAATGAAACGCGGCAAGGAATTGGCAATCAACAATATACAGTAACTGGAGCGAACGATTTAGCTGTTTTATTAAGTGATATTTTAAGCAATATGCAAATGCAGATGGCTATGGGAACTGGTTCTGGTTCAGGCAAGGGAATGCCGAGTCCTGGATCTGGTGATGGTCATGGTTTTCAACTTCCAGATATTATTAAGAAGCAAGAAGGGTTAAGTGAAAAGATGGAGGAGGGAATGAAAAAGGGTAAGAAGGGCAAAAAAGGTGAAGGCGAAGGCAAGGGAGTTGGCAAAGGAGAGGGAGAAGGAGAAGGTGATGGTAAAGGCGATGGAAAGGGAGAAGGTGATGGTCAAGGAAAAGATGGTCAAAAAGGTAATAAAGAAGGTGGCGAGAACGAAGGCAAAAGTGAAAGTGAGCAGATGAATGGTGAGATTTTCGAAATTTATAAACAACAGCAGGAACTCCGCAATCAACTTCAGGATAGATTGAGCAAAGAGGGTTTAAATGGAAATGGTGGAAATCTTTTAAAGAAGATGGAAGGTATTGAGCAACAATTGTTGGATAAAGGTTTTAACCAAAACACCCTTCAGCAAATGTTGAATCTTAAATACGAATTATTGAAATTGGACAAAGCAGATTTGGAACAGGGTCAAGAAACTAGAAGAGAATCCCAAACGAATAAACGACAATTTCAAAATAACACGCAGCTGTCTCCTGAGGATATAAAAAAATATTTCAACACTACTGAAATTTTGAATCGTGAGGCCTTACCTTTGCGCCAAGATTATAAAAACAAGGTTCAAGAATACTTTAAAGAAAGCAATGATTGA
- the gltX gene encoding glutamate--tRNA ligase: MSQKVRVRFAPSPTGPLHIGGVRTALFNYLFAKKHGGDFLLRIEDTDQNRYVEGAEEYIIEALNWLNIPYDEGIGKEKDCAPYRQSERKDLYKQYADALIESGNAYYAFDTSEELDAHRKDHEEKGKTFIYNWHNRLKLKNSLVFSSEETRQKIANGEEYVIRFKSPVNETLHLNDIIRGGIQVETSVLDDKVLFKSDGMPTYHLANIVDDHLMKITHVIRGEEWLPSMALHVLLYRAFRWDAPEFAHLPLILKPTGNGKLSKRDGDKMGFPVFPLEWKTAEGELFSGYREDGYLPEAVINMLAFLGWNPGTEQEIFSLEELIEAFELERVHKAGAKFDPEKTKWFQHQYIQNVDNETLAGKFSKLLKKKGISTKPVLSADEGLDVTHIVSLLKERATFVSDLWEQGSFFFEAPNTYDAKAAEKAFKPETPELLLKVISILNTSEDFSIEKLSEAVKGWITSENIGFGKVMMPLRLALVGEMKGPDVFDILSILGKEESNTRIKNAVNYMS, encoded by the coding sequence ATGTCTCAAAAAGTTCGGGTACGTTTTGCCCCAAGTCCCACAGGACCTTTACATATTGGTGGTGTTCGTACCGCATTGTTCAATTATTTATTCGCTAAAAAACACGGCGGTGATTTTCTGTTACGAATTGAGGACACCGACCAAAATCGTTATGTGGAAGGTGCTGAGGAATATATAATTGAAGCCTTAAATTGGCTAAACATTCCCTATGACGAAGGAATAGGAAAGGAGAAAGACTGTGCTCCATATCGCCAAAGCGAACGAAAAGATTTATACAAACAATACGCCGATGCCCTAATTGAATCTGGAAACGCATATTACGCTTTTGACACTTCCGAAGAACTTGACGCACATAGAAAAGACCACGAAGAAAAAGGAAAAACCTTTATTTATAACTGGCACAACCGTTTAAAGCTGAAAAATTCCTTAGTTTTTTCTTCGGAAGAAACGCGGCAGAAAATTGCAAACGGCGAGGAATATGTAATTCGTTTTAAATCCCCGGTAAATGAAACACTTCATCTAAACGATATTATCCGCGGCGGAATTCAAGTTGAAACCAGCGTTCTGGACGATAAGGTTCTCTTCAAAAGCGATGGAATGCCAACTTATCATTTGGCAAACATTGTGGATGACCATTTAATGAAAATAACCCACGTTATTCGTGGTGAAGAGTGGTTGCCCTCTATGGCACTTCACGTTTTACTATATCGTGCTTTTCGCTGGGATGCTCCAGAATTCGCGCATTTACCGTTAATTTTAAAACCAACCGGAAACGGAAAACTGAGCAAACGCGATGGCGACAAAATGGGTTTCCCTGTATTTCCTTTGGAATGGAAAACTGCTGAAGGTGAATTGTTTTCAGGCTATCGTGAAGATGGTTATTTGCCTGAAGCTGTCATAAATATGCTAGCCTTTTTAGGGTGGAACCCTGGAACAGAGCAGGAAATTTTCAGTTTAGAGGAATTAATTGAAGCTTTTGAATTGGAACGCGTCCATAAAGCAGGTGCAAAATTTGATCCTGAAAAAACAAAATGGTTTCAGCATCAATATATTCAAAATGTAGATAACGAAACACTTGCGGGAAAGTTTTCGAAGCTTTTGAAAAAAAAAGGCATCTCGACGAAGCCTGTCCTGAGCGCAGACGAAGGGCTCGATGTGACACATATTGTTTCATTATTAAAAGAACGCGCCACTTTCGTAAGCGATCTTTGGGAACAGGGAAGTTTCTTTTTTGAAGCACCAAATACGTATGATGCAAAAGCTGCTGAAAAAGCTTTCAAACCTGAAACACCTGAATTGCTTCTGAAAGTAATTTCAATCTTAAATACTTCCGAAGACTTTTCAATAGAAAAACTTTCAGAAGCAGTGAAAGGTTGGATTACTTCAGAAAATATTGGTTTTGGGAAAGTGATGATGCCTTTGCGTTTAGCTTTGGTTGGGGAAATGAAAGGACCAGACGTTTTTGATATTCTTTCTATTTTAGGAAAAGAAGAAAGTAATACACGTATAAAAAACGCAGTTAATTATATGAGCTAG
- a CDS encoding SPFH domain-containing protein: MGYAFLVPIVIIGFFILLAGIFTVKQQTAAIVERFGKFLSIRHSGLQFKIPVFDKIAGRINLKIQQLDVIVETKTKDDVFVRLKISVQFQVLEQKVYDAFYKLENPHDQITSYVFDVVRAEVPKMKLDDVFERKDDVAIAVKAELNEAMSTYGYDIIKTLVTDIDPDVQVKAAMNRINAAEREKVAAEFEAEAERIKIVAKARAEAESKRLQGQGIADQRREIARGLEESVDVLNNVGINSQEASALIVVTQHYDTLQSIGEATNTNLILLPNSPQAGSEMLNNMIASFVASNQIGEEMKKKNIENGIIMKKRPKREDPPRAEEGDDLNY, translated from the coding sequence ATGGGTTACGCTTTTTTAGTGCCAATAGTTATTATTGGTTTTTTTATTTTGCTTGCGGGAATTTTCACCGTAAAACAACAAACCGCGGCCATTGTAGAGCGCTTTGGAAAGTTTTTAAGCATCCGCCATTCGGGTTTACAGTTCAAAATTCCTGTTTTTGATAAGATTGCGGGTCGAATTAACTTGAAAATCCAGCAGTTAGATGTAATTGTTGAAACTAAAACAAAGGATGATGTTTTTGTCCGACTGAAAATTTCAGTACAATTTCAGGTTTTGGAACAGAAGGTTTATGATGCCTTTTATAAACTGGAAAATCCGCACGATCAGATCACCTCTTATGTTTTTGATGTAGTGCGTGCCGAAGTACCTAAAATGAAGCTAGATGATGTTTTTGAAAGAAAAGATGATGTTGCAATCGCCGTAAAAGCAGAATTGAACGAAGCAATGAGTACTTATGGTTATGACATCATAAAAACCCTAGTTACAGATATTGATCCTGACGTTCAAGTAAAAGCAGCGATGAATCGTATAAACGCCGCCGAACGTGAAAAAGTAGCTGCAGAGTTTGAAGCTGAAGCAGAACGTATTAAAATAGTTGCAAAAGCACGTGCAGAGGCAGAAAGCAAGCGTTTGCAAGGACAAGGTATTGCAGATCAACGTCGTGAAATTGCACGCGGACTGGAAGAAAGTGTAGATGTTTTGAACAATGTGGGTATAAATTCACAAGAAGCCTCTGCGCTGATTGTTGTTACTCAGCATTACGATACACTTCAATCTATTGGTGAAGCAACCAATACCAACCTTATTCTATTGCCAAACTCGCCACAAGCGGGAAGTGAAATGCTTAACAATATGATTGCTTCTTTTGTAGCCAGCAACCAAATAGGCGAAGAGATGAAGAAGAAAAATATTGAAAACGGAATCATTATGAAAAAGAGGCCGAAACGCGAAGATCCGCCACGGGCTGAGGAAGGTGATGATTTGAATTATTAA
- a CDS encoding YtxH domain-containing protein, with translation MASNTGQTLIALLTGAAIGAGLGILYAPEKGSKTREKLSKEAKKAQKKLNKQIQETSHTLSEKAQQARYSFEQKLNDTLSSASYKADDILLAMEDKLEALRRQNAKLQMDSTVDKVKDAVKKVTV, from the coding sequence ATGGCATCAAATACAGGTCAAACACTTATCGCATTATTAACAGGAGCCGCAATTGGAGCGGGATTGGGAATACTTTATGCGCCAGAAAAAGGTTCAAAAACTAGAGAGAAACTTAGCAAAGAAGCTAAAAAAGCTCAGAAAAAATTGAACAAACAAATTCAAGAAACAAGTCACACACTTAGTGAAAAAGCACAACAAGCCCGTTATAGTTTTGAGCAAAAACTAAATGACACCTTGTCCTCTGCAAGTTATAAAGCAGACGATATTTTACTTGCTATGGAAGATAAATTGGAAGCACTAAGAAGACAAAACGCAAAACTTCAAATGGATTCCACAGTGGATAAAGTTAAGGATGCTGTGAAAAAAGTAACAGTATAA
- a CDS encoding glutamine--tRNA ligase/YqeY domain fusion protein, whose product MSNETAPLNFIEHIIEEDLTKGYKREELCFRFPPEPNGYLHLGHASSICLNFGLGERYNAPVNLRFDDTNPAKEEQEFVDAIKRDITWLGYEWAEERYASDYFQELYDWAVQMVKDDKAYVDSQTSEAIAEQKGTPNTPGKPSPFRNRSVEENLDLLEKMKNGETKEGEHVLRAKINMEAPNMLMRDPVMYRTINKHHHRTGTDWKIFPMYDWTHGESDYIEQVSHSFCTLEFLPHRELYDWFLDQVYDSKKLRPKQREFARRNLSHTIVSKRKLAQLVSSGVVTGWDDPRMPTISGLRRRGYTPNSIKNFADSIGVGKRENLIDVSHLEFNVREDLNKKAPRIMVVLDPVKLIIDNYPEGKTELLEAENNQEDESAGNREVPFSRELLIERDDFLEEANRKFFRLTLGKEVRLKNAYIIKGESVVKDSEGNITEIHCTYDPDSKSGSGSEASLRKVKGTLHWVSAAHALPVEVRLYDRLFTEASPDTNKEKDFMEFINPDSLQVITGYAEPSVKDSKAEDNFQFQRLGYFVVDKDTTSEKIVFNRTVPLRDSWTKLAE is encoded by the coding sequence ATGTCAAACGAAACCGCGCCGCTTAATTTTATTGAGCATATTATTGAAGAAGATCTTACAAAAGGGTATAAAAGGGAAGAATTATGCTTCCGTTTTCCACCCGAACCTAACGGCTATCTTCATTTAGGCCATGCCTCTTCAATTTGTCTTAATTTTGGTTTGGGAGAAAGATATAATGCGCCAGTAAACCTTCGTTTTGATGATACTAATCCAGCAAAAGAAGAACAGGAATTCGTAGATGCCATAAAGCGTGATATTACTTGGTTGGGTTATGAATGGGCCGAGGAACGTTATGCTTCAGATTATTTTCAAGAGTTGTATGATTGGGCTGTTCAAATGGTGAAGGATGACAAAGCATATGTAGATTCTCAAACTTCAGAAGCCATTGCAGAACAAAAAGGAACGCCAAATACTCCAGGAAAACCGAGTCCTTTCAGAAATCGTTCGGTTGAAGAAAATTTGGATTTGTTGGAAAAGATGAAAAACGGTGAAACCAAAGAAGGTGAACACGTACTTCGTGCGAAAATAAATATGGAGGCGCCAAACATGTTGATGCGCGATCCAGTAATGTATAGAACCATTAACAAACATCATCACCGCACAGGAACGGATTGGAAAATCTTCCCAATGTACGATTGGACCCACGGCGAAAGCGATTATATTGAACAAGTATCACATTCCTTCTGTACGCTGGAATTCCTGCCACATAGAGAGCTTTACGATTGGTTTTTGGACCAAGTGTACGATTCTAAAAAATTACGTCCTAAACAGCGTGAATTCGCTCGCAGAAATTTAAGCCATACCATTGTTAGCAAACGAAAACTTGCACAATTGGTAAGTAGTGGCGTTGTTACAGGTTGGGACGATCCACGAATGCCTACAATTTCTGGTTTACGAAGAAGAGGTTACACCCCAAATTCCATCAAGAATTTTGCGGATAGCATTGGCGTGGGGAAACGTGAAAACTTGATAGATGTTTCGCATTTGGAATTTAATGTTCGCGAAGACCTTAATAAAAAAGCCCCGCGAATTATGGTGGTTTTGGATCCTGTAAAGTTGATAATAGACAATTATCCCGAAGGAAAAACCGAATTACTAGAGGCAGAGAACAATCAAGAAGACGAAAGCGCAGGAAATAGGGAAGTACCTTTTTCAAGAGAGTTGTTGATTGAACGAGACGATTTCTTAGAAGAAGCAAACCGCAAATTTTTTAGACTAACTCTTGGAAAAGAGGTTCGTTTAAAAAATGCATATATCATTAAAGGCGAAAGCGTGGTAAAAGATTCCGAAGGAAATATCACAGAAATTCATTGTACCTACGATCCAGACAGTAAAAGTGGAAGTGGTTCTGAAGCATCACTTCGAAAAGTAAAAGGAACGCTACATTGGGTTTCCGCAGCACATGCCTTGCCTGTTGAGGTTCGATTATACGACCGTCTTTTCACCGAAGCTTCCCCAGACACAAATAAGGAAAAAGATTTTATGGAATTCATAAATCCGGATTCGTTACAGGTGATTACTGGTTATGCAGAACCAAGTGTAAAGGATTCAAAAGCGGAAGATAATTTCCAGTTTCAACGTTTGGGCTATTTTGTGGTTGATAAGGATACTACTTCAGAAAAAATCGTTTTTAATCGTACAGTTCCGTTGCGTGATTCTTGGACTAAATTGGCGGAGTAA
- a CDS encoding type II toxin-antitoxin system RelE/ParE family toxin, whose protein sequence is MILSFGSKETKQIWNGNRVKKIPIEIQNTGRRKLRMLNNSQNINDLRIPPSNRLEKLIGKLNDFYSIRINKKWRIVFIWENGNASQVEIIDYH, encoded by the coding sequence ATGATATTATCCTTTGGTTCAAAAGAAACAAAGCAGATTTGGAACGGAAATCGTGTTAAAAAAATCCCTATTGAAATTCAAAATACAGGTCGGAGAAAATTGAGAATGCTAAACAACTCTCAAAATATTAATGATTTAAGAATTCCACCATCAAACAGACTTGAAAAACTTATTGGAAAACTAAATGATTTTTACAGTATTAGAATAAACAAAAAATGGCGCATCGTTTTTATTTGGGAAAATGGAAATGCAAGCCAAGTAGAAATAATTGATTATCATTAA
- a CDS encoding HigA family addiction module antitoxin, giving the protein MEKLGNIHPGEILNLEFLEPLEISAYRLSKDLNIPQTRISEIIKGNRRITADTALRLSKYFGNSAKFWLGIQVDFDIEQEKENKEKEFNEIKRCADKSVT; this is encoded by the coding sequence ATGGAGAAATTAGGAAACATCCATCCAGGAGAAATATTGAATTTAGAGTTTCTTGAGCCTCTTGAGATTTCAGCATACAGGCTTTCAAAAGATTTGAATATCCCTCAAACTAGAATTTCAGAAATAATAAAAGGAAATCGTAGAATTACCGCTGATACAGCGCTACGGCTTAGTAAATATTTTGGTAATTCTGCAAAATTTTGGCTCGGAATACAAGTTGATTTTGACATTGAACAAGAAAAAGAAAATAAGGAAAAAGAGTTTAACGAAATAAAAAGATGTGCAGATAAATCTGTGACCTAA
- the folB gene encoding dihydroneopterin aldolase, whose amino-acid sequence MGTIRLKNIKIYAFHGCLTEEGKIGSDYLVNLSVKADLKKASNTDELEDTVDYVMIQQIVREEMAVRAKLLEHVAKRIMEAVLQKLEMVTKVKVTVAKRNPPIGGDVAEVSVTIKLKR is encoded by the coding sequence ATGGGAACAATTCGTTTAAAAAATATAAAAATTTATGCCTTTCACGGCTGCTTAACTGAAGAAGGAAAAATAGGTTCTGACTATTTAGTAAATCTTTCGGTGAAAGCAGATTTAAAGAAAGCTTCTAATACTGATGAACTTGAAGATACTGTTGATTATGTAATGATTCAGCAGATTGTTCGAGAAGAAATGGCAGTTCGCGCAAAACTCTTGGAACACGTAGCCAAACGCATAATGGAAGCTGTTCTGCAGAAATTGGAAATGGTTACTAAAGTAAAGGTTACTGTTGCTAAGAGAAATCCGCCAATTGGTGGAGATGTAGCTGAAGTAAGCGTAACGATAAAGCTGAAAAGGTAA
- a CDS encoding LysE family translocator, producing the protein MYFYLCMLDGFFIAAFYGFMMAFAIGPVFFTLIETSITKGVRAGIAFDGGAVFADIIFIIIAYFSTTKLLERVKNDPALLIFGGALLVAYGVIAYIRTNKSLYKIVREHHAIEVKKNFGSLFLKGFFLNFVNFGVLAGWIGMLILANAHATSEENVFWFICVVLIVFIGTDVTKIVLAKKLKSKMTPRFTVKAKKWVSLLIVVFGVLLLFQGIFPKEMKRGLENIPGQQHPLEKPIPPVEEPL; encoded by the coding sequence TTGTACTTTTACCTATGTATGTTAGATGGTTTCTTCATTGCGGCTTTTTACGGATTTATGATGGCTTTTGCCATTGGCCCGGTTTTCTTTACTTTAATTGAAACCAGCATAACTAAAGGAGTTCGCGCTGGAATTGCCTTTGATGGTGGCGCAGTCTTCGCTGATATTATTTTTATAATTATTGCTTATTTCAGTACTACTAAATTATTGGAACGTGTTAAAAACGATCCAGCTCTTTTAATCTTCGGTGGGGCATTATTAGTGGCCTATGGGGTTATTGCATACATAAGAACCAATAAATCCTTATATAAAATTGTAAGGGAACACCATGCTATTGAAGTGAAGAAAAACTTTGGTAGCTTATTTCTAAAGGGTTTCTTTTTAAACTTCGTTAATTTTGGGGTGCTAGCGGGCTGGATTGGAATGCTAATTTTGGCAAATGCTCACGCTACTTCCGAAGAAAATGTTTTTTGGTTTATCTGTGTAGTTTTAATTGTCTTTATTGGTACAGATGTGACTAAAATTGTTTTGGCAAAAAAGTTGAAAAGTAAAATGACTCCCAGATTTACAGTGAAAGCGAAGAAATGGGTAAGCCTATTAATAGTAGTCTTTGGCGTTTTATTACTTTTTCAAGGTATATTCCCAAAAGAAATGAAACGTGGATTGGAAAATATACCTGGGCAACAGCATCCTTTAGAAAAACCAATTCCTCCAGTTGAAGAACCACTCTAA